In a genomic window of Phragmites australis chromosome 14, lpPhrAust1.1, whole genome shotgun sequence:
- the LOC133890982 gene encoding uncharacterized protein LOC133890982, with amino-acid sequence MGIISAAADLAVAFFSLTIAVAAPLIDAQSVLPGSLFPEPLLSLKRWYAAEFGDYLVARPPGFFRGLTLLELAFNWPLAVATLYGLLARRRWVSTTSLMAGVSTLTSMSAILGEMFSSGRATPKLLQMYVPFAVFAVIAILRGLCSCSQHATGGSSLGPSARKKRV; translated from the exons ATGGGCATCatctcggcggcggcggacttGGCCGTCGCGTTCTTCTCCCTCACCATCGCCGTCGCAGCACCGCTGATCGACGCGCAGTCCGTCCTCCCAGGCAGCCTCTTCCCGGAGCCGCTCTTGAGCCTCAAGCGGTGGTACGCCGCCGAATTCGGCGACTACCTCGTTGCCAGGCCGCCGGGCTTCTTCCGCGGCCTCAccttgctggagctggcctTCAACTGgccgctcgccgtcgccacCCTCTACGGCCTCCTCGCCCGCCGCCGCTGGGTTTCCACTACCTCCCTCATGGCCGGCGTCTCCACCCTCACCTCCATG TCTGCAATTCTTGGAGAGATGTTCAGTTCAGGCAGAGCGACACCAAAATTGCTTCAGATGTATGTTCCTTTTGCTGTTTTCGCTGTAATTGCAATTCTCCGTGGACTCTGTTCATGCTCTCAACACGCTACTGGTGGTTCATCACTTGGACCTTCTGCTCGGAAGAAGAGGGTCTAG